The proteins below come from a single Streptomyces tubercidicus genomic window:
- a CDS encoding MarR family winged helix-turn-helix transcriptional regulator: MLENESAEPPHPTKDVTHHVGYLLKRTQAALRGAMDKVLREHGLTVPQYATLELLALHPGMSNADLARATFVTRQSGNVVLRALQEAGLITRPATADHGRARPAHLTEEGNARLTAVQAAVYAIEQRMVEAIPAQRLAVLLADLDRMATALEE, translated from the coding sequence ATGCTGGAGAACGAGTCGGCCGAACCGCCCCACCCCACGAAAGACGTCACTCACCACGTGGGATACCTGCTCAAACGCACCCAGGCCGCCCTCCGTGGGGCCATGGACAAGGTCCTGCGCGAGCACGGCCTGACCGTGCCGCAGTACGCCACCCTCGAACTCCTGGCCCTGCACCCCGGTATGTCCAACGCCGACCTCGCCCGCGCGACCTTCGTCACCCGGCAGTCCGGAAACGTCGTCCTGCGGGCCCTGCAGGAGGCGGGACTGATCACCCGCCCCGCCACCGCCGACCACGGCCGCGCCCGGCCCGCCCACCTCACCGAGGAGGGCAACGCGCGCCTGACCGCCGTCCAGGCCGCCGTCTACGCCATCGAACAGCGCATGGTCGAAGCGATCCCCGCGCAGCGCCTAGCAGTGCTCCTCGCCGACCTCGACCGCATGGCGACAGCACTGGAGGAATGA
- a CDS encoding TetR/AcrR family transcriptional regulator, which yields MRPGVPCSSAAKAAAWLAPGLRFAACGSAGRYSTTSPRHSSPSGAHRGCDAVAAQVFAEQGLDTAPAAIAKQAGVGVGTLYRHFPTREALIDAAYRHQLTLVCGKASGLLTRIPVAEATQVWMEHFLDYATTKSGMSAALNAVIASGVAPAASPIPRSTAPESRPVDSSPSSRTR from the coding sequence GTGCGGCCTGGAGTGCCCTGTTCCAGTGCGGCGAAGGCTGCGGCATGGCTAGCTCCGGGACTTCGCTTCGCCGCCTGCGGATCCGCTGGGAGATACTCGACGACATCCCCAAGGCATTCCTCACCCTCGGGTGCGCACCGCGGCTGTGACGCGGTCGCCGCGCAAGTCTTCGCCGAGCAGGGGCTGGACACCGCGCCGGCCGCTATCGCCAAGCAGGCGGGTGTCGGTGTCGGCACGCTCTACCGGCACTTCCCGACCCGAGAAGCCCTCATCGACGCGGCCTACCGGCACCAGCTCACCCTGGTGTGCGGGAAGGCATCCGGCCTCCTCACCCGGATCCCGGTCGCTGAGGCCACCCAGGTGTGGATGGAACACTTCCTCGACTACGCCACGACCAAGAGCGGTATGTCCGCGGCACTCAACGCGGTCATCGCCTCCGGCGTCGCCCCGGCGGCGTCGCCTATTCCGCGCAGCACAGCACCAGAGAGCAGGCCCGTCGACTCATCGCCCTCCTCACGGACGCGCTGA
- a CDS encoding pyruvate carboxylase, whose protein sequence is MFRKVLVANRGEIAIRAFRASYELGAKTVAVFPHEDRNSLHRLKADEAHEIGEPGHPVRAYLSVEEIIRAARRAGADAVYPGYGFLSENPELARACEEAGITFVGPSTDILELTGNKARAVAAARAAGVPVLGSSEPSTDVDELVRAAEDIGFPVFVKAVAGGGGRGMRRVEDPETLRDSIEAAAREAASAFGDPTVFLEKAVVDPRHIEVQILADGDGNVIHLFERDCSVQRRHQKVIELAPAPNLDPDLRERICADAVRFAQQIGYRNAGTVEFLLDRDGNHVFIEMNPRIQVEHTVTEEVTDVDLVQSQLRIAAGEKLADLGLTQDTVTLHGAALQCRITTEDPANGFRPDTGRISAYRSPGGSGIRLDGGTTHAGTEISAHFDSMLVKLSCRGRDFNTAVGRARRAVAEFRIRGVATNIPFLQAVLDDPDFRAGRVTTSFIEERPHLLTARHSADRGTKLLTYLADVTVNKPHGPRPELIDPTSKLPLLPDTEPPAGSRQRLAELGPDGFARWLRESPVIGVTDTTFRDAHQSLLATRVRTKDMLAVAPVVARTMPQLLSLECWGGATYDVALRFLAEDPWERLAALREAVPNICLQMLLRGRNTVGYTPYPTEMTDAFVREAAATGIDIFRIFDALNDVGQMRPAIDAVRETGTAVAEVALCYTSDLSDPSERLYTLDYYLRLAEQIVDAGAQVLAIKDMAGLLRAPAAETLVSALRREFDLPVHLHTHDTAGGQLATYLAAIRAGADAVDGAVASMAGTTSQPSLSAIVAATDHSERPTGLDLKAVGDLEPYWESVRKIYAPFEAGLASPTGRVYHHEIPGGQLSNLRAQAVALGLGDRFEDIEAMYAAADRMLGRLVKVTPSSKVVGDLALHLVGAGVAPEDFEATPNEFDIPDSVIGFLRGELGNPPGGWPEPFRGKALEGRAEPRPVQELTEDDRAGLEKDRRATLNRLLFPGPTREFETHRQAYGDTSVLASKDFFYGLRSGTEYAVDLEPGVRLLIELEAVGEADERGMRTVVSTLNGQLRPIQVRDTAVASDVPVTEKADRGNPGHVAAPFAGVVTLAVAEGDEVEAGTTVATIEAMKMEAAITATKSGRVARLAINQIQQVEGGDLLVDIG, encoded by the coding sequence ATGTTCCGCAAGGTACTGGTCGCCAATCGTGGTGAGATCGCGATTCGCGCTTTCCGCGCCAGCTATGAGCTGGGTGCGAAGACCGTTGCCGTCTTCCCGCACGAGGACCGCAATTCGCTGCACCGGTTGAAGGCCGACGAGGCACATGAGATCGGTGAGCCGGGGCACCCCGTGCGGGCCTATCTCTCGGTGGAGGAGATCATCCGTGCCGCGCGCAGGGCGGGGGCGGACGCGGTGTACCCGGGCTATGGGTTCCTGTCCGAGAACCCCGAGCTCGCGCGTGCGTGCGAGGAGGCGGGCATCACGTTCGTCGGGCCGAGCACCGACATCCTGGAGCTGACCGGGAACAAGGCCCGCGCGGTGGCTGCGGCGCGTGCGGCGGGCGTACCGGTGCTGGGTTCCTCGGAGCCCTCCACCGACGTGGACGAGCTGGTTCGTGCCGCCGAGGACATCGGCTTTCCCGTGTTCGTCAAGGCGGTCGCCGGCGGCGGAGGACGCGGTATGCGCCGCGTCGAGGACCCCGAGACGCTGCGTGACTCCATCGAGGCGGCGGCCCGCGAGGCCGCTTCCGCGTTCGGTGACCCCACGGTCTTCCTGGAGAAGGCCGTCGTCGACCCCCGTCACATCGAGGTGCAGATCCTCGCCGACGGGGACGGCAATGTCATCCACCTCTTCGAGCGCGACTGCTCGGTGCAACGCCGGCACCAGAAGGTGATCGAACTCGCCCCGGCGCCGAACCTCGACCCGGATCTGCGCGAGCGGATCTGCGCCGACGCCGTGCGGTTCGCCCAGCAGATCGGCTACCGCAACGCGGGCACCGTGGAATTCCTGCTCGACCGCGATGGCAACCACGTCTTCATCGAGATGAACCCGCGCATCCAGGTCGAGCACACGGTGACCGAGGAGGTCACCGACGTCGACCTCGTGCAGTCACAGCTGCGTATCGCCGCAGGTGAGAAGCTGGCCGACCTCGGTCTCACACAGGACACGGTCACCCTGCACGGCGCCGCGCTGCAATGCCGTATCACCACCGAGGACCCCGCCAACGGCTTCCGCCCGGACACCGGCAGGATCAGCGCCTACCGGTCGCCGGGCGGCTCGGGGATCCGTCTGGACGGTGGCACCACACACGCCGGTACGGAGATCAGCGCGCACTTCGATTCGATGCTGGTCAAGCTCAGCTGCCGGGGCCGGGACTTCAACACCGCCGTCGGCCGGGCCCGGCGCGCCGTGGCCGAGTTCCGGATCCGCGGCGTGGCCACGAACATCCCGTTCCTGCAGGCCGTGCTCGACGACCCGGATTTCCGGGCCGGGCGGGTCACCACCTCGTTCATCGAGGAGCGCCCGCATCTGCTCACCGCGCGGCACTCCGCCGACCGCGGCACGAAGCTGCTCACCTACCTCGCGGACGTGACGGTCAACAAGCCGCACGGCCCACGGCCCGAGCTGATCGATCCGACCAGCAAGCTGCCGCTCCTGCCCGACACCGAACCGCCCGCCGGCTCCCGGCAGCGGCTCGCCGAACTCGGCCCGGACGGGTTCGCCCGGTGGCTGCGCGAGTCACCGGTCATCGGCGTCACCGACACCACCTTCCGCGACGCCCACCAGTCACTGCTCGCCACCCGGGTCCGCACCAAGGACATGCTCGCCGTCGCCCCGGTGGTGGCGCGGACCATGCCGCAACTGCTGTCCCTGGAGTGCTGGGGCGGCGCCACCTACGACGTCGCGCTCCGCTTCCTCGCCGAGGACCCCTGGGAGCGCCTGGCCGCACTCCGCGAAGCCGTGCCGAACATCTGCCTGCAGATGCTGCTCCGCGGTCGCAACACCGTCGGCTACACGCCGTACCCGACCGAGATGACCGACGCCTTCGTACGGGAGGCCGCGGCCACCGGCATCGACATCTTCCGGATCTTCGACGCGCTCAACGATGTCGGGCAGATGCGGCCCGCCATCGACGCCGTACGGGAGACCGGGACGGCCGTCGCCGAGGTCGCCCTGTGCTACACCTCGGACCTGTCCGACCCGTCCGAGCGGCTGTACACCCTGGACTACTACCTCCGTCTGGCCGAGCAGATCGTGGACGCCGGAGCCCAGGTCCTGGCCATCAAGGACATGGCGGGGCTGCTCCGGGCGCCGGCCGCCGAGACGCTCGTCTCGGCCCTGCGCCGCGAGTTCGACCTGCCGGTGCACCTGCACACCCATGACACCGCGGGCGGCCAGCTGGCCACCTACCTCGCCGCGATCCGGGCCGGCGCGGACGCGGTGGACGGTGCGGTGGCTTCCATGGCCGGCACCACCTCGCAGCCCTCGCTGTCGGCGATCGTGGCCGCGACCGACCACTCCGAACGGCCCACCGGGCTGGATCTCAAGGCGGTCGGGGATCTGGAGCCGTACTGGGAGAGCGTCCGCAAGATCTACGCGCCGTTCGAGGCGGGCCTGGCCTCGCCGACCGGCCGCGTGTACCACCACGAGATCCCGGGCGGGCAGCTCTCCAACCTGCGCGCACAGGCCGTCGCGCTCGGCCTCGGCGACCGCTTCGAGGACATCGAGGCGATGTACGCCGCGGCCGACCGGATGCTGGGCCGCCTGGTGAAGGTGACCCCGTCGTCCAAGGTGGTCGGCGACCTGGCCCTACATCTGGTGGGCGCCGGGGTGGCGCCGGAGGACTTCGAGGCGACACCCAACGAGTTCGATATCCCCGACTCCGTCATCGGCTTCCTGCGCGGTGAGTTGGGCAACCCGCCCGGCGGGTGGCCGGAGCCGTTCCGCGGCAAGGCGCTGGAGGGCCGCGCCGAACCCAGGCCCGTACAGGAACTGACCGAGGACGACCGTGCCGGACTGGAGAAGGACCGGCGCGCCACGCTCAACCGGCTGCTCTTCCCCGGGCCGACGCGTGAGTTCGAAACCCACCGTCAGGCCTACGGTGACACCAGCGTGCTGGCCAGCAAGGACTTCTTCTACGGGCTGCGTTCCGGAACGGAGTACGCGGTCGACCTCGAACCGGGCGTACGGCTCCTGATCGAGCTGGAGGCCGTCGGAGAGGCCGACGAACGCGGAATGCGCACCGTGGTGTCCACCCTGAACGGCCAGCTGCGGCCGATCCAGGTACGTGACACCGCCGTGGCCTCCGACGTACCGGTGACGGAGAAGGCCGACCGGGGCAACCCCGGCCACGTCGCCGCACCGTTCGCCGGAGTGGTCACGCTCGCGGTAGCCGAGGGCGACGAGGTGGAGGCAGGCACCACCGTCGCCACCATCGAGGCGATGAAGATGGAAGCCGCGATCACCGCTACGAAGTCCGGGCGGGTGGCCAGGCTGGCGATCAACCAGATCCAGCAGGTGGAGGGCGGGGATCTCCTCGTCGATATTGGGTGA
- a CDS encoding VOC family protein, which translates to MPATIDGPDFVALQVRDLNAAADFCEQHLGLRRAAVSPPHAVVFDTKPTPFAVRELLPGVDLADTTRPGLGTVLWFQTSDAHQLHDQLTAAGITILTPIRDSPFGPMFSFEGPEGYTLTAHGG; encoded by the coding sequence ATGCCTGCCACCATCGACGGCCCCGACTTCGTCGCCCTGCAAGTGCGCGACCTGAACGCGGCAGCGGACTTCTGCGAGCAGCACCTCGGTCTGCGCCGGGCCGCGGTCTCGCCACCCCACGCGGTCGTCTTCGACACCAAGCCGACCCCCTTCGCCGTCCGCGAGCTCCTTCCGGGTGTCGACCTCGCCGACACCACACGGCCCGGACTCGGCACCGTGCTCTGGTTCCAGACCTCCGACGCCCACCAGCTCCACGACCAGCTCACCGCTGCCGGGATCACGATCCTCACCCCGATCAGGGACAGCCCCTTCGGGCCGATGTTCTCCTTCGAAGGCCCCGAGGGCTACACCCTCACCGCACACGGAGGCTGA
- a CDS encoding ParA family protein, with product MNLKPGVGKTTSAVWLAHALHESGLSPLLVDGDPASSALRWSELAGGFPFPVIALPVGDVHRRVNDFLGNRQAVVLDAPQLEDHPRITRSIMRYAGEWIVPVTPAPIELDRMAPILGEMADVQSLRAEPARSAVLLNRTNRPDATRTGPDADAREALTERGFEVLDTHIARLDLYAQSFGNPVQAKGSAYMDFAEELIKRQEEA from the coding sequence GTGAATCTCAAGCCCGGCGTCGGTAAGACGACGAGTGCTGTGTGGCTGGCCCATGCGCTTCACGAGTCGGGACTGTCGCCGCTGCTGGTGGACGGTGACCCAGCCTCTTCCGCGCTGCGCTGGAGCGAGCTGGCCGGTGGCTTTCCGTTTCCGGTGATCGCCCTGCCGGTGGGGGACGTCCACCGTCGCGTGAACGACTTCCTCGGCAACCGGCAGGCCGTCGTGCTCGATGCGCCCCAGCTGGAGGACCATCCCCGCATTACCCGCAGCATCATGAGGTACGCCGGCGAGTGGATCGTGCCCGTGACCCCCGCCCCCATCGAACTGGACCGGATGGCACCCATCCTCGGCGAGATGGCGGACGTGCAGTCCCTGCGTGCCGAGCCGGCCCGCTCGGCGGTGCTGCTCAATCGCACCAACCGTCCCGATGCCACGCGCACCGGGCCCGATGCGGACGCTCGCGAGGCACTCACCGAGCGGGGGTTCGAGGTGCTGGACACCCACATCGCGCGACTCGACCTGTACGCCCAGTCTTTCGGGAACCCGGTCCAGGCCAAGGGCTCGGCGTACATGGACTTCGCGGAGGAACTGATCAAGCGTCAGGAAGAGGCATGA
- a CDS encoding helix-turn-helix transcriptional regulator: MKASRLLHLLLLLQTRQRLTTTELAARLEVSRRTVLRDVEALSTAGVPVYAERGRNGGIVLLPSARLSASHLEPPELEALSVAGLDSALRERMGLTAVWESAERKIAARQAAAPESPSPLRLADLVLVDSTAWFAAPEAAVEVSDLASTLRHRRRLRILYRRSAESQASTRVVDPYGIVAKSGRWYLVADDQGDSRLLALERLSAFEQLDAPAVLQPGETLRTRWAVLKKRTEEQDRVSVTIRLPEKGLDLARRILGTRIHHVSDAEKGSCVVGVRYPDIESVRQLLQFGDHIEVLAPETARARISQLARDLADSHSTPAS; the protein is encoded by the coding sequence ATGAAGGCTTCAAGACTCCTGCATCTCCTGCTGCTCCTGCAGACCCGTCAGCGGCTCACTACCACGGAGCTCGCCGCGCGTCTTGAGGTGTCCCGGCGGACTGTGCTGCGGGACGTCGAGGCGCTATCGACAGCGGGCGTGCCCGTCTATGCCGAACGTGGGCGGAACGGCGGGATCGTCCTGCTCCCCAGTGCACGGCTCAGCGCATCCCATCTGGAACCACCAGAACTGGAGGCCCTATCCGTGGCCGGCTTGGACAGCGCACTACGTGAGCGAATGGGCCTAACTGCGGTGTGGGAGTCGGCCGAGCGCAAGATCGCCGCCCGCCAGGCTGCAGCACCTGAGTCGCCGAGCCCGCTGCGGCTGGCTGACCTTGTGCTTGTCGACAGCACCGCGTGGTTTGCTGCCCCCGAGGCAGCGGTCGAAGTATCGGATCTGGCCTCGACCCTGCGACACCGGCGACGCCTTCGAATCCTGTACCGGCGCAGCGCCGAGAGCCAGGCCTCGACACGGGTGGTCGACCCGTACGGGATCGTGGCGAAATCAGGTCGCTGGTATCTCGTCGCCGATGACCAGGGCGACAGCCGGCTGCTCGCTCTGGAACGACTGTCGGCCTTCGAACAGCTAGACGCACCAGCCGTGCTCCAACCAGGCGAAACCCTCCGCACCAGATGGGCCGTGTTGAAGAAACGCACTGAGGAGCAAGATCGCGTGAGCGTGACCATCCGCCTGCCGGAAAAGGGTCTCGACCTGGCGCGGCGCATCCTCGGCACCCGCATCCACCATGTCTCCGACGCGGAAAAAGGCTCGTGCGTCGTCGGCGTGCGCTACCCCGACATCGAGTCGGTGCGTCAGCTTCTTCAGTTCGGCGACCACATCGAGGTGCTCGCCCCTGAGACGGCCCGCGCACGCATCAGTCAGCTCGCCAGGGACCTGGCTGACAGTCACTCAACCCCCGCATCGTGA
- a CDS encoding VOC family protein, with protein sequence MPAPNLFLIGVRDAEAATAFYSDLFEIEPTFTSPHYVAFEAAPGVLFALWTGYSEHAVPSLPRTTEIGLMVPGPSQAIDEIFTRWASKGVHVVQEPHDAVFGRTFVITDPDGNLIRVSPVD encoded by the coding sequence ATGCCCGCACCGAACCTGTTCCTGATCGGCGTCCGCGACGCCGAGGCCGCCACCGCCTTCTACAGCGACCTGTTCGAGATCGAACCGACCTTCACCAGTCCCCACTACGTAGCCTTCGAAGCTGCCCCCGGTGTCCTGTTCGCACTGTGGACGGGCTACAGCGAGCACGCGGTCCCGAGCCTCCCTCGTACGACAGAGATCGGACTCATGGTGCCGGGGCCATCGCAGGCGATTGACGAGATCTTCACGAGGTGGGCCTCGAAGGGGGTCCACGTTGTGCAGGAGCCGCATGATGCTGTCTTCGGCCGCACGTTCGTGATTACGGACCCTGACGGCAACCTCATCCGAGTCTCCCCGGTCGACTGA
- a CDS encoding uridylate kinase, whose protein sequence is MSTRKNNLNRRPGTYISRIRHMSETINNEPTRNDGRRSRPARDQVIDRIADHLAARQPGHPLRVAVDGITAAGKTTLARALAAAVADRGRPAVHLSMDGFHHPRAHRHRQGRDSAIGYYQDAYDFPAFARCVLAPLGPGGDRRYRSRIIDLASDQAIDEPPVTAPADAILVVDGSFLQRHELAGLWDEVVFADTSFPVARQRGTRRDTQLFGSCAQAEHAFDNRYHAACRRYLAEVDPAAHATIVVGNDDLDHPLLRRLGVEHTDTDQWS, encoded by the coding sequence ATGAGCACCCGGAAAAACAATCTCAACCGCAGGCCGGGCACCTATATCAGTAGGATCCGCCACATGTCAGAAACGATCAACAATGAACCGACCCGAAATGACGGTCGCCGCAGCCGACCCGCCCGGGACCAGGTCATCGACCGCATCGCCGACCACCTTGCCGCCCGGCAACCAGGCCATCCGCTGCGGGTCGCGGTGGACGGCATCACCGCCGCGGGAAAGACGACGCTCGCCCGTGCCCTCGCCGCCGCGGTAGCCGACCGGGGCCGACCGGCAGTCCACCTGTCCATGGACGGCTTCCATCACCCGCGTGCCCATCGTCACCGGCAAGGCCGCGACTCCGCGATCGGCTACTACCAGGACGCCTACGACTTTCCCGCGTTCGCGCGATGCGTCCTCGCCCCTCTGGGGCCCGGCGGCGATCGCCGCTACCGCAGCCGCATCATTGACCTGGCCAGCGACCAGGCCATTGACGAACCGCCTGTCACCGCCCCCGCCGACGCAATCCTGGTGGTGGACGGCAGCTTCCTGCAGCGTCACGAACTGGCCGGCCTCTGGGACGAGGTCGTGTTCGCCGACACCAGCTTCCCTGTCGCACGCCAACGCGGCACCCGCCGGGACACCCAGCTGTTCGGCAGCTGCGCACAGGCTGAGCACGCCTTCGACAATCGCTACCACGCCGCCTGTCGGCGCTACCTGGCCGAGGTCGACCCAGCCGCGCACGCGACCATCGTGGTCGGCAACGACGACCTCGATCACCCTCTGCTGCGGCGGCTTGGCGTCGAGCACACCGACACAGACCAGTGGTCCTGA
- a CDS encoding alpha/beta fold hydrolase, which produces MTVYVDNPARLGESRLSDGRLLGWAEWGPLDGVPVLLCPGAATSRWLGFGAGVVEALGVRLVSVDRPGLGASTPAPGRTFSDFAGDIRQLCALRGLGHPAVVGNSQGAPFALACAEEGVASVLAVVSGADEVAAPEFASALAADLRGLVERTACDPVGAEEFFAGFTADAMWGMVMDGSPGCDLAVYQDPDFAAVYRRALDEGFVQGAAGYARDTVLSMGRWPFALDKITVPVEIWYGEQDTSHSPDNGALLATRMPGAHHRVVPGTGGALLWTHSELILTSLLAKATTDR; this is translated from the coding sequence ATGACTGTGTACGTCGACAATCCTGCTCGGCTCGGTGAGAGTCGTCTGTCTGATGGACGGTTGCTTGGTTGGGCCGAGTGGGGGCCGTTGGACGGGGTGCCCGTTCTGTTGTGTCCGGGTGCGGCTACGAGCCGGTGGCTGGGCTTTGGCGCGGGGGTCGTTGAGGCGCTTGGAGTGCGTCTTGTCTCTGTGGACCGGCCAGGACTCGGTGCCTCAACACCTGCGCCCGGCCGGACCTTCTCCGACTTCGCTGGCGATATTCGGCAACTCTGCGCGCTGCGAGGGCTGGGGCATCCGGCCGTGGTCGGGAACTCACAAGGCGCGCCGTTCGCTCTCGCCTGCGCTGAGGAGGGTGTGGCCTCGGTACTGGCTGTCGTCTCCGGCGCGGATGAGGTCGCCGCGCCGGAGTTCGCTTCCGCTCTGGCGGCGGACCTGCGTGGCCTGGTTGAGCGGACCGCGTGCGACCCGGTCGGCGCCGAGGAGTTTTTCGCGGGCTTCACTGCGGATGCGATGTGGGGCATGGTCATGGACGGGAGCCCAGGGTGCGACCTCGCCGTGTATCAGGATCCTGATTTCGCGGCTGTTTACCGCAGGGCCTTGGACGAGGGTTTTGTTCAAGGTGCTGCTGGTTACGCCCGCGACACGGTCCTGTCCATGGGGCGGTGGCCGTTCGCCCTCGACAAGATCACTGTCCCGGTCGAGATCTGGTACGGCGAACAGGACACCAGCCACTCGCCCGATAACGGAGCACTGCTCGCTACCCGTATGCCCGGTGCTCATCACCGTGTCGTACCGGGGACCGGCGGCGCGCTGCTGTGGACACATTCCGAGTTGATCCTCACTTCGCTTCTTGCGAAGGCCACGACCGACCGGTAG
- a CDS encoding IS481 family transposase — MSHSNAALTPRHRLKVARLVADDGWPISEVAARFQVSWPTVKRWVDRYLAGESMQDRSPRPRSSPAKTPKTVTKRCVSLRLRLREGPVQLAARLNIAPSTVHRILRSARLNRLAYVDRETGEPVRRYEHDHPGSLVHVDVKKLGNIPDGGGWRYVGRHQGEKHRAATQSKSRNAYGGPKVGYAFVHTVIDDHSRVAYTEVHDDETAVTAVGFLHRAVDWFADRGVTIERVLSDNGGAYRSYLWRDNCEALSITSKFTRPYCPQTNGKVERFHRTMADGWAYARCYTSEQERRDALAGWLHQYNHHRPHTACGNQPPFSRLINVPGQYSSVAV, encoded by the coding sequence ATGTCGCATTCGAACGCGGCCCTCACCCCGCGCCACCGGCTGAAAGTCGCTCGACTCGTCGCTGACGACGGCTGGCCAATCAGCGAAGTCGCGGCCCGCTTCCAGGTGTCCTGGCCGACCGTGAAGCGCTGGGTCGATCGCTACCTCGCAGGCGAGTCCATGCAGGACCGATCCCCACGACCGCGGAGCTCTCCGGCCAAGACACCCAAGACCGTGACGAAGAGGTGCGTCAGCCTGCGACTACGTCTGCGGGAAGGGCCGGTCCAGCTCGCTGCGAGACTCAATATCGCCCCGTCGACAGTGCATCGAATCCTGCGATCGGCCCGCCTGAACCGACTCGCCTACGTCGACCGTGAGACCGGTGAGCCCGTCCGCCGGTATGAGCACGACCATCCGGGATCACTGGTGCACGTGGACGTGAAGAAGCTCGGGAACATCCCCGACGGTGGCGGCTGGCGCTACGTCGGCCGCCACCAAGGCGAGAAGCACCGCGCCGCGACGCAGAGCAAGTCACGCAACGCCTACGGCGGCCCGAAGGTCGGATACGCATTCGTGCACACCGTCATCGACGACCACTCCCGCGTCGCCTACACCGAGGTCCACGACGACGAAACAGCCGTCACCGCCGTCGGCTTCCTGCACCGGGCTGTCGACTGGTTCGCTGACCGTGGCGTCACCATTGAGAGGGTCCTGTCGGACAACGGCGGCGCGTACCGCTCGTACCTGTGGCGCGACAACTGCGAAGCGCTTTCGATCACCTCGAAGTTCACGCGCCCTTACTGCCCGCAGACGAACGGGAAGGTCGAGCGCTTCCACCGCACCATGGCCGATGGCTGGGCCTACGCCCGCTGCTACACCAGCGAGCAAGAACGACGCGACGCACTGGCCGGTTGGCTCCACCAGTACAACCACCACCGGCCCCACACCGCGTGCGGCAACCAGCCGCCATTCTCACGATTGATCAACGTGCCCGGTCAGTACAGCAGCGTCGCGGTATGA
- a CDS encoding DUF7489 domain-containing protein translates to MYTSRNIERDDHWEGIVTHKSRGMLDGSNMYHFVEVRLADGESGKVRISRRLWKSIEVGDRIVKRPGADPVRE, encoded by the coding sequence ATGTACACATCTCGCAATATCGAACGAGACGACCACTGGGAAGGCATCGTCACCCATAAGTCCCGGGGCATGCTCGACGGTTCGAACATGTACCACTTCGTCGAAGTCCGCCTTGCCGATGGCGAATCCGGGAAGGTCCGGATCAGCCGCCGGCTCTGGAAGTCGATCGAGGTCGGCGATCGGATCGTCAAGCGGCCGGGCGCCGACCCGGTCAGGGAGTAG
- a CDS encoding MerR family transcriptional regulator, which yields MLIGEVARRSGVSARMLRHYESRGLVRPSGRTGSGYREYSAEDIRRIFHIESLRSLGLSLREIGRALDDPGFTPSALVDDLIRQTRERIAAETELLTRLRRIDAADPTGWEGVLQVVALLQALGSKSADARQRAALSSVDEVPVPVEALVEAALSESDPNVAGALRWALARSGDGGPATLLAEGLGSPEAAVRERAVQSLAEMPDGEATARLRDALAHPDAVVRGYAALALGAQGTADAIPTLIDMIVAGRNDTDAADALSVLASDTATADQIATGLVDRLTHDTAEAPARGRLTQALAGIPGTTAARALMELSHDEDRAVALTATYLLQLRDAR from the coding sequence GTGTTGATCGGTGAGGTGGCGCGGCGGTCCGGGGTCAGTGCCCGCATGCTCCGGCACTACGAGTCGCGCGGCCTGGTGCGCCCTTCGGGTCGTACGGGCTCCGGTTATCGGGAGTACTCCGCGGAGGACATCCGGCGGATCTTCCATATCGAGAGCCTGCGGTCGCTGGGGTTGTCGCTGCGCGAGATCGGGCGCGCGCTGGACGATCCCGGCTTCACGCCCTCGGCGCTCGTCGACGACCTCATCCGTCAGACGCGCGAACGCATCGCGGCGGAGACCGAGTTGCTCACACGGCTGCGCCGGATCGATGCCGCGGACCCCACCGGCTGGGAGGGCGTCCTCCAAGTCGTCGCGCTCCTCCAGGCCCTGGGGTCGAAGAGCGCCGACGCGCGCCAGCGCGCGGCCCTTTCCTCGGTCGACGAGGTTCCGGTGCCGGTGGAGGCCCTGGTCGAGGCGGCACTGAGCGAGAGTGATCCGAACGTCGCCGGAGCCCTTCGATGGGCGCTGGCGCGATCCGGCGACGGCGGCCCGGCGACACTGCTGGCGGAGGGCCTCGGCTCACCGGAGGCCGCAGTGCGGGAACGCGCCGTTCAGTCCCTCGCCGAAATGCCCGACGGCGAGGCCACCGCGCGGCTGCGGGACGCTCTCGCACACCCCGACGCCGTGGTCCGCGGCTATGCGGCACTGGCGCTCGGCGCACAAGGAACGGCCGATGCGATCCCGACCCTCATCGACATGATCGTGGCGGGAAGGAACGACACCGACGCAGCCGATGCACTGAGCGTGCTGGCGAGCGACACCGCGACGGCGGACCAGATCGCGACCGGCCTCGTCGACCGCCTCACCCACGACACCGCTGAAGCGCCTGCCCGCGGACGGCTGACCCAGGCACTGGCGGGCATCCCGGGGACAACAGCCGCACGTGCCCTCATGGAGCTGTCACATGACGAAGACCGTGCCGTCGCGCTGACTGCCACGTACCTTCTTCAGCTACGCGATGCCCGGTGA